The following proteins are co-located in the Spirosoma montaniterrae genome:
- a CDS encoding metallophosphoesterase family protein: protein MTRIGLLSDTHSYLDPQIFTHFDQCDEIWHAGDVGALTVAEQLRAYRPLRIVSGNIDRESSELPAHQRFVLEGFDVWMTHIGGSPPAYNPAVRPVMQQNPPAIFICGHSHILKVVRDPKHHNLLFINPGAAGKTGFHTLRTAIRFTLDAGRISDMQVIELGKK, encoded by the coding sequence ATGACGCGCATTGGACTTCTCTCCGATACACATTCGTACTTAGACCCGCAGATTTTCACGCATTTCGACCAATGCGACGAAATATGGCACGCGGGCGATGTAGGTGCGCTGACCGTTGCCGAGCAGTTACGGGCCTACCGCCCATTGCGCATCGTGAGCGGCAACATCGACCGGGAGAGTAGTGAACTGCCTGCCCATCAGCGATTTGTGTTAGAAGGCTTTGATGTCTGGATGACACACATAGGCGGTAGTCCACCTGCCTATAACCCAGCCGTGCGGCCCGTTATGCAGCAGAACCCACCTGCCATTTTCATTTGCGGCCATTCGCATATCCTGAAAGTTGTGCGCGACCCCAAACACCATAATCTATTGTTCATCAATCCTGGCGCGGCTGGCAAAACCGGTTTCCATACGCTGCGAACAGCCATCCGGTTCACGCTCGACGCGGGCCGGATTTCGGATATGCAGGTTATTGAGTTAGGTAAAAAGTAA
- a CDS encoding fatty acid--CoA ligase has translation MIQTKLIPRTAEAHEPPMLLKTLLAQSLKYEPHREIVYRDLFRMNYVTFNQRVRQLANVLTGLGVGPGDTVAVMDWDSHRYLECFFGITSIGAVLHTINVRLSPAQILYTMNHAEDKVVLIHEDFLPILNAIQGQLTTVERYVLLSDKVYTDLNAVGEAPAGFAGEYETLLKSAHPDYEFPDFDENTWATTFYTTGTTGNPKGVYFSHRQLFMHTMGLATYVCGYQAVPFSSIADVYMPITPMFHVHAWGFPFLATMLSAKQVYPGRYEPELLLKLLLKEGVTFSHCVPTILNMLVSNPAAQQFNEQLSRWKVVIGGSALTKGLAKAALELGIQVYQGYGMSETAPIMTLTKLNDNERDLPLNEQIEYRTRAGRIAPFVDVRLMDDNGNFVPHDGHSLGEVVARGPWLTQGYYNDPDRAADLWRGGWLHTGDVASITPDSWVQIADRTKDVIKTGGEWISSLDIEDLLSQVPGVAEAAVVGLPDERWGERPHALIVQKPDANLTADHVKAELQTKIQQGDLNKWYLPDRIAFVAEIPKTSVGKIDKKRIRSEMKELILG, from the coding sequence ATGATCCAGACAAAGCTAATTCCCCGTACCGCCGAGGCTCACGAGCCACCCATGCTCCTGAAAACCCTGCTGGCCCAATCATTGAAATACGAACCCCACCGCGAAATTGTGTACCGTGACCTGTTTCGGATGAATTACGTCACGTTTAATCAACGGGTACGGCAGTTAGCCAACGTACTAACGGGGCTTGGCGTTGGGCCGGGCGACACCGTTGCCGTTATGGACTGGGATAGTCATCGCTACCTTGAATGTTTTTTTGGTATTACCAGCATTGGTGCCGTATTACACACCATCAATGTCCGCCTGTCGCCCGCGCAGATTCTGTACACCATGAACCACGCCGAAGATAAGGTCGTGCTGATTCATGAAGATTTTCTACCGATTCTGAACGCTATTCAGGGGCAGCTTACGACCGTTGAGCGGTACGTGTTGCTATCCGACAAAGTTTATACCGACCTGAACGCGGTTGGCGAGGCTCCGGCAGGTTTTGCGGGCGAATACGAAACGCTGCTCAAAAGCGCACACCCTGACTACGAGTTTCCTGATTTTGACGAAAATACCTGGGCCACAACGTTTTACACTACCGGCACCACCGGCAATCCGAAGGGTGTTTACTTCTCGCATCGGCAGTTATTTATGCACACAATGGGGTTGGCAACGTATGTCTGCGGCTATCAGGCCGTGCCATTCTCGTCGATTGCCGATGTGTATATGCCCATTACGCCCATGTTTCACGTACATGCGTGGGGGTTTCCATTCCTGGCAACCATGTTGTCGGCCAAGCAAGTTTATCCGGGTCGCTACGAGCCGGAACTACTGCTGAAACTGCTGCTAAAAGAAGGGGTTACGTTTTCGCACTGCGTACCAACCATACTGAATATGCTGGTTAGCAACCCCGCAGCTCAACAGTTTAACGAGCAATTGAGCCGCTGGAAAGTTGTTATTGGCGGGTCGGCTTTAACAAAAGGGCTGGCGAAGGCCGCGCTCGAACTGGGGATTCAGGTGTATCAGGGCTATGGTATGTCGGAAACCGCGCCGATTATGACGCTGACGAAGTTGAATGATAACGAACGTGACCTTCCTCTTAATGAGCAAATTGAGTACCGTACCCGTGCCGGTCGGATTGCACCGTTTGTCGATGTGCGGCTTATGGACGACAATGGGAACTTCGTACCACACGACGGGCACTCGCTGGGCGAAGTGGTGGCGCGGGGGCCGTGGCTCACACAGGGCTATTACAACGACCCCGACCGGGCCGCTGATCTCTGGCGGGGTGGTTGGCTGCACACGGGCGACGTGGCAAGCATTACACCCGATAGCTGGGTTCAGATAGCCGACCGCACAAAAGACGTCATCAAAACCGGTGGTGAATGGATATCGTCGCTCGACATCGAAGATTTATTGTCGCAGGTGCCGGGCGTGGCCGAAGCCGCCGTAGTTGGTCTGCCCGACGAACGCTGGGGCGAACGTCCACACGCGCTTATCGTACAAAAGCCCGACGCCAATCTCACCGCTGACCACGTCAAAGCCGAATTGCAGACGAAGATTCAGCAGGGCGACCTCAACAAATGGTATCTGCCCGACCGTATTGCGTTTGTGGCTGAAATTCCCAAAACCAGCGTAGGAAAAATTGACAAGAAACGAATTCGAAGCGAAATGAAAGAGTTGATTTTGGGATAG
- a CDS encoding nuclear transport factor 2 family protein — protein sequence MTNLPYFEQTKTLFDCVSEHNFDRLADLCDDDFGIIDLDPEGKSVAVPDRAGWEHWFQTLFQQLSAMKAHTYTDIKTYQALQTDELGYSVVNFDQYLELPDQRLRFNCTATIIWKLTSRGWKESRWHCSLMQPPVPA from the coding sequence GTGACAAACTTACCTTACTTTGAACAGACAAAAACCCTGTTTGACTGTGTTAGTGAGCATAATTTCGACCGGCTGGCCGATTTATGCGATGATGATTTTGGTATCATCGATCTCGATCCTGAGGGTAAGAGCGTTGCTGTACCCGACCGGGCTGGCTGGGAACACTGGTTTCAGACGCTGTTTCAACAGTTGTCGGCTATGAAGGCACACACGTACACCGACATCAAAACGTATCAGGCACTTCAAACCGATGAATTAGGGTACAGTGTCGTGAATTTTGATCAATACCTTGAGCTACCCGATCAACGATTGCGATTTAACTGCACGGCTACCATTATCTGGAAGCTTACCAGCCGAGGCTGGAAAGAATCGCGCTGGCATTGCTCGCTCATGCAACCGCCAGTACCTGCCTGA
- a CDS encoding bacteriorhodopsin-like codes for METILLVGDLRPGDVVGFTFFTGYMAMFAASVFFFLERSQVEGHWKTSLTISGLITMIAAVHYFYMRDQYLATNSSPTEFRYIDWTLTVPLMCVEFYLIIKPFGGKISTMWKLIGYSVFMLVFGYVGESLDRPNSAIWGAVSTVGYIGILYEIYLGDVKKIADASRDASTLKAVSLLRWFVLVGWAIYPIGYMMIPGGLLAGLNINIDLIYNIGDAINKIGFGLVVYSAAVANSKAHNEAPVQRVDGRFNREPVDA; via the coding sequence ATGGAAACAATATTATTGGTAGGCGATCTACGTCCGGGCGACGTGGTCGGGTTCACGTTCTTTACGGGCTACATGGCTATGTTTGCCGCGTCGGTGTTTTTTTTCCTCGAACGGTCCCAGGTTGAGGGCCACTGGAAAACCTCGCTCACAATTTCCGGCCTGATTACCATGATTGCCGCCGTGCATTACTTTTACATGCGCGATCAATATCTGGCAACCAACTCATCGCCAACAGAATTCCGATACATTGACTGGACGCTAACCGTGCCGCTGATGTGTGTCGAGTTCTACTTGATTATCAAGCCTTTCGGCGGCAAAATCAGCACTATGTGGAAGCTTATCGGCTACTCCGTATTCATGCTTGTGTTTGGTTACGTGGGTGAATCGCTCGACCGCCCTAACAGCGCGATTTGGGGTGCCGTTTCAACCGTGGGTTACATCGGAATTCTGTACGAGATCTACCTCGGCGACGTGAAAAAGATTGCCGATGCATCGCGGGATGCATCAACGCTGAAAGCGGTTTCGCTACTACGCTGGTTTGTGCTGGTCGGCTGGGCAATTTATCCCATCGGCTACATGATGATTCCTGGTGGTCTCTTAGCGGGCCTGAATATCAACATCGATCTGATTTACAATATTGGTGATGCTATCAATAAAATTGGATTTGGCTTAGTTGTGTATTCGGCGGCTGTTGCTAACTCGAAAGCGCACAACGAAGCCCCTGTTCAGCGGGTCGATGGTCGTTTCAACCGGGAGCCGGTTGACGCTTAA
- a CDS encoding NupC/NupG family nucleoside CNT transporter, whose translation MDRFTGLIGIVLILGIAYALSDNRKAINFRTVGVGLALQFGLAVFVLKTDLGQQVFNYLGYLVNKTLENADKGAEFVFGSLVKRDLMTRAFGNGNDFVFFFKVIPTIIFVAVLVNIFYHLGIMQRIVALMARVMKRLMGVSGAEALSNVASTFVGQVEAQIMIKPYLNSMTNSELLASMAGSFACIAGGVLAVYISLGVPAPYLLAASIMAAPGALVISKIVMPETQVSETQGTVRIEIKKTHANLVDAIASGASEGLKVGLNVIAMLIGFIALIALIDVLLGKIGSLASFPQLSLNFLLGKLFSVFAWAMGVPGKDVEAAGALMGTKMVVNEFVAYLELVKIKQTLEPKTIAITSFALCGFANFSSIAIQIGGIGELAPNRRRDLAKLGFKALICGTLASYMSATLAGLLL comes from the coding sequence ATGGATCGTTTTACCGGCCTGATAGGCATCGTGTTGATTTTGGGTATTGCTTACGCCCTTTCTGATAATCGCAAAGCTATAAATTTCCGCACCGTTGGCGTTGGGCTGGCTCTCCAGTTCGGACTGGCGGTGTTTGTATTAAAAACGGACTTAGGTCAGCAAGTATTTAACTACTTAGGCTACCTTGTCAACAAAACGCTCGAAAACGCCGATAAAGGAGCCGAATTCGTATTTGGTTCGCTGGTAAAGCGCGATCTGATGACGCGGGCGTTTGGCAACGGTAACGACTTTGTTTTCTTTTTCAAAGTAATTCCGACCATCATCTTCGTGGCCGTACTGGTGAACATTTTTTATCACCTCGGCATCATGCAGCGGATTGTAGCCCTGATGGCACGCGTTATGAAACGACTGATGGGCGTGAGTGGTGCCGAAGCCCTCTCCAACGTAGCGAGTACGTTTGTGGGGCAGGTTGAAGCGCAGATTATGATTAAGCCGTATTTGAACAGTATGACCAACTCCGAACTGCTGGCGAGTATGGCGGGCAGCTTTGCCTGCATCGCGGGTGGTGTGCTGGCTGTATATATTTCGCTGGGCGTACCGGCCCCTTACTTGCTGGCAGCCAGCATTATGGCCGCGCCGGGTGCGCTGGTTATCAGCAAAATCGTAATGCCCGAAACACAGGTTTCTGAAACGCAGGGAACTGTTCGCATCGAAATCAAGAAGACGCACGCCAACTTGGTCGATGCCATTGCCAGCGGAGCGAGCGAAGGGCTGAAAGTCGGGCTAAATGTAATTGCCATGCTCATCGGTTTTATTGCCCTGATTGCGCTTATCGATGTGTTGCTTGGCAAAATCGGCAGTTTAGCCAGCTTTCCCCAGCTCAGCCTGAACTTCCTGCTTGGCAAACTCTTTTCTGTATTCGCCTGGGCGATGGGCGTGCCGGGCAAAGACGTTGAAGCTGCCGGAGCGTTGATGGGCACGAAAATGGTGGTGAATGAGTTTGTTGCCTACCTCGAACTGGTCAAAATAAAACAGACGCTTGAACCGAAAACCATTGCCATCACAAGTTTTGCACTATGTGGCTTCGCTAATTTTTCATCCATCGCCATTCAGATTGGCGGCATTGGCGAGTTGGCCCCCAACCGTCGGCGCGACCTCGCCAAGCTTGGTTTTAAAGCGTTGATCTGCGGCACCTTAGCCAGCTACATGTCGGCCACATTGGCAGGGCTATTGTTGTAA
- the ppk1 gene encoding polyphosphate kinase 1, with translation MRFHLDPGRTILGAFISRFRHRHPNEPVQAIDKMAKVSEKVSSVIDQSNYLSRDLSWLKFNERVLDQARSPERTLMERLKFLAISASNLDEFFMIRVGSLYNYLDYHKQRIDYSGLREVPFRKALFTTAQQFCREQQAVFTDQLLPLFAENELFLANYNDLTDREKTEATDFFDRTIYPTLTPMLYDYTHTFPVLLAKVLIFGVVTQNPDGTDLQSLRSEDEEERQRLSFVQIPANLPRFLSFERDDVMVFLPIEEVIRQHIKKLYRNVEILSVNLFRITRNGDFTLEENDDDEVDFIDEVRQKIKNRRLGRVTRIEVEGGCMESAVVKRPGAPWMINLLKKRWEIDDLNIFESSTLLDFSAFWQVIGHPEFKEDMPRPHVPVPPMGMSRASMSREKTDNIFDLIKQRDLLLHHPYNNFEPVLQLLEQAAEDPNVLAIKITVYRLAKRSRITEALLKAAENGKHVSVLFEVKARFDEENNIREAQRLQKAGCFVIYGISRFKTHTKLLLVVRNEGNRVVRYAHMATGNYNEDTSKLYTDIGLLTTNEVYTHDISEFFNVITGHSLPNEYKYLITAPRDMREQLIRLIRIEADNARKELPCGVCIKVNSLEDKAVIDELYKASQMGVPVRLIVRSICCLRPQRVGLSENINVRSVVGDFLEHTRIYYFHNNGDPKVYGGSADVMVRSFDRRIESLFYLADPRVKQLAILILDYNLRDNVNAYELNEDGSFKKCEVTAGSEPFNMHQRFFDVTEKAAMATRLFDPETKPAEVAEIEEEYQEGAERAIADI, from the coding sequence ATGCGTTTTCACCTCGATCCGGGCCGGACGATTTTGGGAGCTTTTATTTCCCGGTTCAGACACCGGCACCCTAATGAGCCTGTGCAGGCAATTGATAAAATGGCAAAGGTTAGCGAAAAAGTAAGCAGCGTTATAGACCAAAGCAATTACCTCAGCCGCGATTTAAGCTGGCTGAAGTTTAACGAGCGTGTACTCGATCAGGCCCGCAGCCCCGAACGAACGCTGATGGAACGGCTGAAGTTTCTGGCGATTTCGGCTTCAAACCTCGATGAGTTTTTTATGATTCGCGTGGGTAGTCTGTATAACTATTTAGATTATCACAAACAACGCATCGACTATTCGGGTCTGCGCGAAGTGCCGTTCAGAAAAGCCCTTTTCACTACCGCCCAACAATTCTGCCGCGAGCAGCAGGCCGTTTTTACGGACCAGCTACTACCACTTTTTGCCGAAAATGAACTGTTTCTGGCGAATTATAATGACCTGACCGACCGCGAAAAAACTGAAGCTACCGATTTCTTCGACCGCACAATTTACCCGACGCTGACGCCAATGCTGTACGATTACACGCATACGTTCCCGGTGTTGCTGGCGAAGGTGCTGATCTTTGGCGTTGTAACGCAGAACCCCGACGGGACCGACCTGCAAAGTCTGCGTTCGGAAGACGAAGAAGAACGGCAGCGGCTGTCGTTCGTGCAGATTCCGGCCAATCTACCCCGATTCCTCTCCTTCGAGCGCGACGATGTCATGGTGTTTCTGCCTATCGAAGAGGTCATTCGGCAACATATCAAAAAGTTGTACCGCAACGTCGAAATCTTATCGGTGAACCTGTTTCGCATCACGCGCAATGGTGATTTTACGCTCGAAGAAAACGATGACGACGAGGTTGATTTTATTGACGAAGTTCGGCAAAAAATCAAAAACAGGCGGCTGGGTCGCGTGACGCGGATAGAGGTCGAAGGTGGCTGTATGGAATCGGCGGTTGTGAAACGACCCGGTGCGCCCTGGATGATTAATCTGCTGAAAAAACGCTGGGAAATCGACGACCTGAACATTTTCGAGTCGAGTACGCTGCTCGATTTTTCGGCCTTCTGGCAAGTTATCGGTCATCCTGAATTTAAGGAAGACATGCCCCGTCCTCACGTGCCGGTGCCGCCAATGGGTATGTCGCGGGCAAGTATGAGCCGCGAAAAAACTGACAATATTTTCGACCTCATCAAACAGCGCGATCTGCTGTTGCACCACCCATACAATAATTTCGAGCCGGTGCTGCAATTGCTCGAACAGGCCGCTGAAGACCCCAACGTACTGGCAATCAAGATCACCGTATACCGGCTGGCGAAGCGGTCGCGCATTACGGAAGCATTGCTGAAAGCCGCCGAAAACGGCAAACACGTGTCGGTGCTGTTCGAGGTAAAAGCCAGATTCGATGAAGAAAACAATATCCGGGAAGCGCAGCGACTGCAAAAAGCAGGCTGTTTCGTTATTTACGGCATCAGCCGTTTCAAAACCCATACGAAACTGCTGCTTGTAGTACGCAACGAGGGCAATCGCGTGGTGCGCTATGCCCACATGGCAACGGGCAACTACAATGAAGACACCTCGAAACTTTACACCGACATTGGCCTCCTGACAACCAATGAAGTATATACGCACGACATCTCGGAGTTTTTTAACGTTATCACGGGCCACTCGCTGCCCAACGAATACAAATACCTGATTACGGCCCCGCGCGACATGCGCGAGCAATTGATTCGGCTGATTCGCATTGAGGCCGATAACGCCCGGAAAGAGTTGCCCTGCGGTGTCTGCATTAAGGTTAACTCATTAGAAGACAAAGCCGTAATCGACGAACTCTACAAAGCATCGCAGATGGGCGTTCCGGTACGACTGATTGTGCGGAGTATCTGCTGCCTGCGTCCGCAACGGGTTGGTCTGAGCGAAAATATCAATGTGCGATCTGTTGTCGGCGATTTCTTAGAACACACGCGGATTTATTATTTCCATAACAACGGCGACCCGAAAGTTTACGGTGGCAGTGCCGACGTGATGGTACGCAGTTTCGACCGGCGCATCGAATCGCTGTTTTATTTAGCCGATCCGCGCGTAAAGCAATTGGCGATACTCATTCTCGACTACAATCTGCGCGATAATGTTAACGCCTACGAGTTGAACGAAGACGGTAGCTTCAAAAAATGTGAGGTTACGGCAGGTAGTGAGCCATTCAATATGCACCAGCGTTTCTTCGACGTCACGGAGAAAGCAGCAATGGCCACCCGCCTGTTCGACCCCGAAACCAAACCCGCCGAAGTTGCCGAAATTGAGGAAGAATATCAGGAAGGTGCCGAACGGGCCATTGCGGATATATAA
- a CDS encoding helix-turn-helix domain-containing protein, producing the protein MLSLTHRIRTLRLSCQYNQEYMAFKMNISQTAYSYLENKDEDKLAIRELRKIASIFEISLTDLIANLTDSEPTSIMKTDLTTSALNFVQKINKNDTYKQSICASVKQIREIQGITQQIMADRMGVSLKTYRLLENQPDDLFKLGRIKQIAIVLSVPHWSVLIPEDNAELMIL; encoded by the coding sequence ATGCTATCTTTAACACACCGAATCCGCACGTTGCGCCTGTCCTGTCAATATAATCAGGAATACATGGCTTTTAAAATGAACATAAGCCAGACGGCCTACAGCTATTTAGAAAATAAAGATGAAGACAAGTTGGCTATCAGAGAGTTGAGAAAAATAGCTTCTATATTCGAGATATCACTCACTGATTTAATTGCAAACCTTACTGACTCTGAGCCAACGTCAATTATGAAAACTGATTTAACTACATCTGCGCTGAATTTTGTTCAAAAAATCAATAAAAACGATACCTACAAGCAAAGTATCTGTGCCAGCGTCAAACAAATTCGGGAGATACAAGGCATTACGCAACAGATCATGGCCGACAGAATGGGAGTGAGCCTGAAAACGTACAGACTACTTGAAAATCAGCCTGATGATCTGTTTAAGCTGGGCAGAATAAAGCAAATAGCAATAGTCTTGTCTGTGCCGCATTGGTCTGTACTCATTCCGGAAGACAATGCAGAATTGATGATACTATAG
- the gyrB gene encoding DNA topoisomerase (ATP-hydrolyzing) subunit B: protein MTNELIEEEASVDTTPKAYGADSITVLEGLEAVRKRPAMYIGDVGVKGLHHLIWEVVDNSIDEALAGYCDTIHVTINADNSITVRDNGRGIPTGINTKAGKSALEIAMTVLHAGGKFDKDTYKVSGGLHGVGVSCVNALSTDLRVEVHREGKVFEQEYKIGVPQYDVRVIGDSNETGTITRFKPDGSIFNETVFRYDTVAGRLRELAYLNKGIRIFLKDMRELDENGEPVNQTEFHSQGGLVEFVRYLDETRPSLDGMSPVYMENLKGSTPVQVALVYNYEASENVLSYVNNINTHEGGTHVQGFRSALTRVLKTYADKNADKFKNLGKLTFTGEDFRKGLTAVVSVKVAEPQFEGQTKTKLGNQEVVSAVSQAMADMLETWLEENPKTAQGIVKKVLVSAQARIAAELAYKRIMADRKDFMSGMGLPGKLADCSDTDPEKCELYLVEGDSAGGTAKQGRNRAFQAILPLRGKILNVEKALEHKIYENEEIKNIWTALGVRLEKKDDETVMNLEKLRYHKIIIMTDADVDGSHIRTLILTLFYRNMKSLIDNGYIYIAQPPLYLVKKGKEERYCWTEQQREVAVKELAGTGREENVNVQRYKGLGEMNAEQLWSTTMNPDTRTLKIVTVESAADADHVFSTLMGDDVAPRRDFIERNAKYARVDV, encoded by the coding sequence ATGACCAACGAACTGATCGAAGAAGAAGCTTCTGTTGATACCACACCAAAGGCTTACGGAGCCGACAGCATTACCGTTCTGGAGGGTTTGGAAGCCGTTCGTAAACGCCCGGCCATGTACATTGGTGACGTAGGTGTGAAGGGGCTACACCACCTTATCTGGGAGGTTGTCGATAACTCGATTGACGAAGCCTTAGCGGGCTATTGCGATACCATTCACGTTACAATCAACGCCGACAATTCGATCACTGTCCGCGACAATGGCCGGGGTATTCCAACCGGCATCAATACCAAAGCAGGCAAGTCGGCCCTTGAAATCGCCATGACGGTGCTACACGCCGGTGGTAAGTTCGATAAAGACACGTATAAAGTGTCGGGCGGTTTGCACGGCGTAGGCGTATCCTGCGTGAACGCACTGTCGACCGACCTGCGTGTAGAAGTACACCGCGAAGGCAAAGTTTTTGAGCAGGAGTACAAAATTGGGGTGCCACAATATGACGTGCGTGTCATTGGTGACTCGAATGAAACCGGCACCATTACGCGCTTCAAACCCGACGGCAGCATTTTCAATGAAACGGTTTTCCGCTATGACACCGTAGCCGGTCGCCTGCGCGAACTGGCTTACCTCAACAAGGGTATCCGCATTTTCCTGAAAGACATGCGGGAGCTTGATGAGAACGGCGAACCCGTTAACCAAACCGAGTTTCATTCGCAGGGCGGGCTGGTTGAGTTTGTCAGATACCTCGACGAAACCCGCCCCTCGCTCGACGGAATGAGTCCCGTCTATATGGAGAACCTGAAAGGCTCGACCCCGGTGCAGGTGGCGTTGGTGTATAATTACGAAGCGTCTGAAAACGTGCTGTCGTATGTCAATAACATCAACACCCACGAGGGCGGTACGCACGTGCAGGGTTTCCGGTCGGCTCTGACGCGGGTACTGAAAACCTACGCCGATAAAAACGCCGATAAGTTCAAGAATCTCGGCAAGCTGACCTTTACGGGCGAAGATTTTCGCAAAGGGCTAACTGCCGTGGTGTCGGTGAAAGTGGCCGAGCCGCAGTTTGAAGGGCAAACCAAGACCAAATTAGGGAATCAGGAGGTAGTGAGCGCGGTAAGTCAGGCAATGGCCGACATGCTCGAAACCTGGCTGGAAGAAAACCCGAAAACGGCGCAGGGCATCGTAAAGAAGGTGTTGGTATCGGCACAGGCGCGGATTGCGGCAGAACTGGCCTACAAACGCATCATGGCCGACCGTAAGGATTTTATGAGCGGTATGGGCCTGCCCGGCAAACTCGCCGACTGCTCGGATACCGACCCTGAGAAATGTGAACTTTATCTGGTAGAGGGCGACTCGGCGGGCGGAACTGCCAAACAGGGTCGTAACCGGGCGTTTCAGGCTATATTACCCCTGCGCGGTAAAATCCTGAACGTAGAGAAAGCCCTTGAGCACAAGATTTACGAGAACGAGGAGATCAAAAACATCTGGACGGCCCTCGGCGTTCGGCTCGAAAAGAAAGACGATGAAACGGTGATGAATCTGGAAAAACTCCGCTATCACAAGATCATCATCATGACCGACGCCGACGTTGATGGCAGCCACATCAGAACGTTGATTCTGACGCTGTTTTACCGCAACATGAAGTCGCTGATCGACAACGGATACATCTACATTGCCCAGCCGCCCCTTTACCTTGTGAAGAAAGGCAAAGAAGAGCGGTATTGCTGGACCGAACAGCAGCGCGAAGTTGCTGTAAAAGAACTGGCAGGTACGGGTCGCGAAGAGAACGTGAACGTGCAACGATACAAGGGTCTGGGCGAGATGAACGCCGAGCAACTCTGGAGTACGACCATGAACCCCGACACCCGAACGCTGAAGATCGTAACGGTTGAGTCAGCCGCCGACGCCGACCATGTTTTCTCAACGTTGATGGGCGACGACGTAGCTCCCCGACGCGACTTTATCGAACGAAACGCGAAATACGCTCGCGTAGATGTTTAA
- a CDS encoding GNAT family N-acetyltransferase, which produces MNGLQIAAATEADIPALNRLVNSAYRGDSSRQGWTTEADLLDGIRTDEDSLRSMLSNPRATILKCLQTDALVGCVYLEQKADELYLGMLTVSPALQDKGIGRQLLAAAEEIAFQRHCRAITMTVLPQRHELIAWYERRGYTNTGETKPFPMDDPRFGLPKLPLSFIVMKKQL; this is translated from the coding sequence ATGAATGGTTTACAAATTGCCGCTGCTACTGAAGCAGATATTCCGGCTCTGAACAGGCTGGTAAACAGTGCCTATCGGGGTGATAGCTCGCGTCAGGGCTGGACTACCGAAGCCGACCTGCTTGATGGTATCCGCACCGATGAAGACAGTCTGCGGTCTATGTTGAGCAACCCCCGCGCTACTATCCTGAAATGCCTACAGACCGATGCGTTGGTGGGTTGCGTCTACCTTGAACAAAAGGCTGATGAACTTTATTTGGGTATGCTGACGGTATCGCCTGCCTTACAGGATAAAGGTATTGGCCGACAATTGCTGGCGGCTGCCGAAGAAATAGCCTTTCAGCGACACTGCCGGGCCATTACCATGACGGTGCTACCGCAGCGGCACGAACTCATTGCCTGGTACGAACGGCGGGGCTATACGAATACCGGCGAAACCAAACCGTTTCCGATGGATGACCCCCGTTTCGGTTTGCCTAAGTTGCCGCTGTCGTTTATTGTAATGAAAAAACAATTATGA
- a CDS encoding RidA family protein, whose amino-acid sequence MKTLFLCGLIALVSGSVQAQSVEETLTKMGITLIAPTKPTANYVKAVRTGNLLFLAGHVCTRADGSGIMGKLGKDLTIEQGYEAARLTGISLLSTLKAELGNLDRVRRVVKVTGFVNSAPDFGDQPKVINGCSDLLVAAFGEKGKHARSAVGMGALPQNYAVEIEIVVEIE is encoded by the coding sequence ATGAAAACCCTTTTTCTATGTGGGCTGATTGCCCTTGTATCCGGTAGCGTTCAGGCGCAGTCCGTTGAAGAAACGCTGACCAAGATGGGCATTACGCTCATTGCGCCCACTAAACCTACCGCCAATTATGTGAAGGCCGTCCGAACGGGTAATTTGCTGTTTCTGGCAGGCCATGTTTGTACGCGTGCCGATGGGTCGGGCATTATGGGTAAACTCGGCAAAGACCTCACCATTGAACAGGGCTACGAAGCCGCCCGCCTGACGGGGATTTCGCTGCTCAGCACACTCAAAGCCGAATTGGGCAATCTCGACCGTGTTCGGCGGGTGGTGAAAGTAACAGGATTTGTTAACTCCGCGCCCGATTTTGGCGATCAGCCAAAAGTCATCAATGGTTGCTCCGACCTGCTGGTAGCGGCTTTTGGCGAGAAGGGTAAACACGCCCGCTCGGCGGTGGGCATGGGTGCTCTGCCGCAGAATTATGCTGTCGAGATCGAAATTGTTGTAGAGATAGAGTAG